One segment of Brassica napus cultivar Da-Ae chromosome C3, Da-Ae, whole genome shotgun sequence DNA contains the following:
- the LOC106352725 gene encoding E3 ubiquitin-protein ligase AIRP2 has product MARVSFKDSLKALEADIQHANTVALDYPREKDGARVQMRLSYNPAAQFLLFLVQWTDCHLAGALGLLRVLIYMTYADGKTTMSVYERKTSIKDFYAVIFPSLLQLERGITDIDDRKQKEVCKVRYRNKEEIERVKLSEIDMERDEECGICMEMNSMVVLPNCTHSLCIKCYRDWHGRSESCPFCRDSLKRVNSGDLWMLMERSDTVSLHTVERENKKRLFVYIEKLPLVVPDQVFASSPYDCHVK; this is encoded by the exons ATGGCAAGAGTATCGTTCAAGGATTCTCTGAAAGCTCTCGAAGCTGATATCCAACACGCTAACACTGT AGCTTTGGATTATCCTCGGGAGAAGGATGGAGCTCGTGTTCAGATGAGGCTATCTTACAACCCGGCAGCTCAGTTTTTACTCTTTCTCGTCCAATGGACTGATTGCCACCTTGCCGGTGCACTCGGTTTGCTCAGAGTTCTCATTTACATG ACCTATGCGGATGGGAAGACAACAATGTCGGTTTACGAGAGAAAAACCAGTATTAAAGATTTCTATG CTGTGATATTTCCCTCGCTGTTGCAATTAGAAAGAGGTATCACAGACATCGATGACCGCAAACAGAAAGAGGTATGCAAAGTACGGTACAGAAACAAAGAGGAGATCGAAAGAGTAAAGCTCTCCGAGATTGACATGGAGAGAGACGAAGAGTGCGGTATATGTATGGAGATGAACAGCATGGTTGTTCTGCCCAATTGTACACATTCTTTATGCATCAAGTGTTACCGTGACTG GCATGGGAGGTCAGAGTCGTGCCCTTTCTGCAGGGACAGTctgaagagagtaaactcaggAGACTTGTGGATGTTGATGGAGAGATCAGATACGGTCAGCCTCCATACGGTGGAGAGGGAGAATAAAAAGAGGCTGTTTGTGTACATAGAGAAGCTACCTCTAGTGGTTCCAGATCAAGTGTTTGCTTCTTCTCCTTACGATTGCCATGTCAAGTGA
- the LOC106352724 gene encoding protein PSY2: MSFGVRLLLFLILTLPLVTSSGRNTLCVSGIGKTGVAKRLLMVSIEDYGDPSANTRHDPSVPTNAKADTTP; encoded by the exons ATGAGTTTTGGAGTTCgtcttcttttgtttctcaTACTAACCCTTCCACTTGTTACATCCTCTGGCCGCAAcactctttgtgtttcag gaATTGGGAAGACAGGGGTAGCAAAAAGATTATTGATGGTGAGCATCGAGGATTATGGTGATCCATCTGCAAACACCAGACACGATCCCAGCGTTCCAACCAATGCAAAGGCTGACACAACACCTTAA
- the LOC106355468 gene encoding asparagine synthetase [glutamine-hydrolyzing]-like — translation MCGILALLGCSDDSQAKRVRVLELSRRLRHRGPDWSGIYQNGFNYLAHQRLAIIDPASGDQPLFNEDKSIVVTVNGEIYNHEELRKGLKNHKFHTGSDCDVIAHLYEEHGENFVDMLDGIFSFVLLDTRDNSFMVARDAVGVTSLYIGWGLDGSLWVSSEMKGLHEDCEHFEAFPPGHLYSSKSGGGFKQWYNPPWFNESVPSTPYEPLAIRSAFEDAVIKRLMTDVPFGVLLSGGLDSSLVASITARHLAGTKAAKRWGPQLHSFCVGLEGSPDLKAGKEVAEYLGTVHHEFHFTVQDGIDAIEDVIYHVETYDVTTIRASTPMFLMSRKIKSLGVKMVLSGEGSDEIFGGYLYFHKAPNKQEFHQETCRKIKALHKYDCLRANKATSAFGLEARVPFLDKEFINTAMSLDPESKMIKPEEGRIEKWVLRRAFDDEERPYLPKHILYRQKEQFSDGVGYSWIDGLKAHAAENVNDKMMSNAAFIFPHNTPLTKEAYYYRMIFERFFPQNSARLTVPGGATVACSTAKAVEWDASWSNNMDPSGRAAIGVHLSAYDGSKVALPLPAPHKAIDDIPMMMGQEVVIQT, via the exons ATGTGTGGAATACTTGCCCTTTTAGGATGTTCCGACGATTCTCAGGCCAAGAGAGTACGTGTTCTTGAGCTTTCTCGCAG ATTGAGGCACAGAGGACCTGATTGGAGCGGAATATATCAGAACGGGTTCAATTACTTGGCCCATCAACGTCTTGCTATCATCGATCCTGCTTCCGGTGATCAACCTCTCTTTAACGAGGACAAGTCCATTGTTGTCACG GTGAACGGAGAGATTTATAACCATGAGGAGCTGAGAAAGGGTTTGAAGAATCACAAGTTCCACACCGGTAGTGATTGTGACGTCATAGCTCACCTG TACGAGGAGCATGGTGAGAATTTTGTGGACATGTTGGATGGAATCTTCTCCTTTGTGTTGCTGGACACAAGAGATAACTCATTCATGGTTGCTCGTGACGCGGTTGGTGTCACTTCGCTCTACATTGGTTGGGGATTAGATGGATCTCTGTGGGTCTCTTCCGAGATGAAAGGCTTACACGAAGATTGTGAGCATTTCGAAGCCTTTCCTCCAGGTCATTTGTATTCAAGCAAATCAGGAGGAGGGTTTAAGCAATGGTACAATCCTCCTTGGTTCAATGAATCTGTTCCTTCTACGCCTTATGAGCCTCTCGCAATTAGAAGCGCCTTTGAAGAC gcTGTGATAAAGCGGTTGATGACTGATGTCCCATTTGGAGTTTTGCTATCTGGTggtcttgattcttctcttgtTGCATCCATCACTGCCCGTCACTTGGCCGGTACTAAGGCCGCTAAGCGATGGGGTCCTCAGCTCCATTCCTTTTGTGTCGGTCTTGAG GGCTCGCCGGACTTGAAGGCGGGGAAAGAAGTGGCGGAGTATTTGGGGACGGTGCACCATGAGTTCCATTTCACGGTGCAAGACGGGATTGATGCGATTGAGGATGTGATCTACCATGTCGAGACATATGATGTGACGACAATTAGAGCTAGCACACCCATGTTCTTGATGTCCAGGAAAATCAAGTCTCTAGGTGTTAAGATGGTTCTTTCCGGTGAAGGTTCTGATGAGATCTTTGGAGGGTATCTTTACTTCCACAAGGCACCTAACAAGCAAGAATTTCACCAAGAAACTTGTCGCAAG ATCAAGGCTCTTCACAAATACGATTGTTTAAGAGCCAACAAAGCTACCTCTGCTTTTGGTCTAGAGGCGCGTGTTCCTTTTCTGGACAAGGAGTTTATCAACACCGCTATGTCTCTCGACCCTGAATCCAAGATG ATCAAACCAGAGGAAGGGAGGATCGAGAAGTGGGTTCTAAGGAGAGCCTTTGATGATGAAGAACGTCCTTATTTGCCAAAACACATTCTCTACAGACAGAAAGAGCAGTTTAGTGATGGTGTTGGCTACAGCTGGATCGATGGCCTCAAAGCCCACGCTGCTGAAAAT gtTAATGACAAGATGATGTCGAACGCTGCTTTTATCTTCCCTCACAACACCCCACTCACCAAAGAAGCTTACTATTACAGAATGATCTTTGAGAGGTTCTTCCCACAG AACTCGGCAAGGCTAACTGTTCCCGGAGGTGCGACCGTGGCTTGCTCGACCGCAAAAGCGGTGGAGTGGGATGCAAGCTGGTCCAACAATATGGATCCATCTGGAAGAGCTGCGATTGGAGTTCACCTCTCGGCCTACGACGGCAGCAAAGTGGCATTGCCCTTGCCGGCGCCACATAAGGCAATCGACGACATCCCAATGATGATGGGACAAGAAGTTGTGATTCAGACATGA